Within the Saccharomonospora amisosensis genome, the region GGTGCCGGTCGGCACACCGCTGGCCGTGATCGGTGCCGGTGAGGCGCGACCGCCCGAGCCCACCGCGCAGGCACCGGCCACCGCCCCCGAACCGGTGGCTGCCCCCGAGCCCGAGCCGGTGGCCGAGCCCGAACGCAAAACCGAGCCCGAACGCAACAGGACCGAGCCGGAGCCTGCCGCCGCAGCGCCGCAGCGGGCAAGGGCCACTCCCCCGGTCCGCGCGCTCGCCAGGCAGGCAGGGATCGACCTCGCCACCGTGCGCGGCACCGGCCCGGCGGGAACCGTCACCCACGCCGACATCGAACGGCTGCTGGCTCCCCGACGTGGGCGAATTTCGCCGTACGCCCGCAAGTTGGCGCGCGAACTCGGGGTGGACGTTTCGACGCTGCCGGGCACAGTGCACGCCAGCGACGTGCGGGTGGCAGCGGCAGGCAACCGGCCAGCCGCCGAGCCCGCCACCAAGACCGCCACCAAGACCGCTGCCGAGGCCGCCGCCGTCGAGCCCCGGCGCAGGGGCGAGGACATGCGCGCGGCGATCGCGACGCTGATGGAGCGTTCCAAGCGGGAGATCCCGCACTACTACCTTTCCAGCACCATCGACCTGGAGGCGGCGCTGACCTGGTTGCGGGAGTACAACCGCGACAGCGGTATCGCCGATCGCGTGTTGCCGAACGCGTTGCTGCTCAAAGCGACCGCGCTGGCGGCGGCCAGGGTCGGCGAGCTCAACGGGCACTGGCTGGACGGTGAGTTCCGGCCGGGCGAACGCGTGCGGCTGGGGGTCGCCGTCTCGCTGCGGGGTGGCGGCCTGCTGGTTCCCACCCTGGACGAACCTGACAGCCAGCCGTTGGACGAGCTGATGCGCACGCTCACCGACATGGTGTCGCGGACCCGGTCGGGGCGGCTGCGTTCCTCGGAGCTGCGGCCGGCGACGATCACGGTCACCAACCTCGGTGATCTGGGTGCCGAGTCGGTGCAGGGCGTGATCTACCCACCGCAGGTGGCGCTCGTCGGGTTCGGCGCGATCGTCCGCAGGCCATGGGCTGTGGGTGAGTTGCTCGGGGTTCGCCCTGTGGTAACCGCCAGCCTGGCCGCCGACCACAGGGCGACGGACGGTGCGACCGGCTCCCGCTTCCTCGCCGCACTCGACACCGTGCTGCAACGACCGGAGGGACTGCGATGACCACCACACCACTGGACCCGCGACGCGCCAGGCAGGCCGTCAACGAGGCGCTGCTGGAGATCGTGCCGGACGCCGACGTGGCCTCGCTCGGACCCGACGACGAGCTGCGGCAGACGCTGGAGCTGGACTCCATGGACTTCCTCGCGTTCGCCCGCAGGCTGTCGGAATCCACGGGGCAACCCATCGACGAGTACGACTACGACCGGCTCACTACCGTGCGCGCCTGTGTGGACTTGCTCACCTCGCGGCGCTGACGGCCCTTTCGGCCCGGTACCCCGGGACTTTCGACCGTATTGCACGCCACATCCGATGCGGACTCTGGAACGTGCACGCGGGGCGCTCGGGGGCGCTTCCGCGGGCGGGTCACTTCCGGGGGAGGTGACCCGTGGGAGCACTATGCCGGGTCGCTCGGGGCCGACCGCAGAGTGCTCCGGAAGTGGGGCAGCCGTCGGCTGCCCCACTTCCCACTTGAGTTACGGTTCGGTGTGATCAGGCGGCGGCGTTCTCGCGCGGGCCGCGCAGCACCGGGCGGCCGTCGCCGGTCCAGGCGGACATCCCGCCCGCGACCGAACGAACGTCGAAGCCCGCCTGCTCCAGCAGCGAGGCAGCCATCGCACTGCGGCTGCCGCTGGCACAGATCACGAAGATCCGCTCGCGCCTTGGCAGTTCAGCCATCCTGGCCGCAAGGGAACTCAGCGGATACAGCCGGGCGCCGGGAACGTGGCCACCCAGGTACTCGGCAGGCTCGCGAACGTCGACGACAAGCGCGCCCGCGCGTTGCGCGGCCGCGAATTCCTCCACGGATGCTTCTCGACTCATGCCTCGACCATATACCCCATGGGGTATGCTCGCCAACGTTGCGAACGTCGCCGGAGCGACCTATCGTGACAACCAGTGGATACCCCCCTAGGTATATTTGGAAGTGTGTGGAGCCCCGACCCGGTGGGGGGGTCTCGACCATCCGGTGCGGCACCCGCCGAGCCGGAGCCGAGGGGGGTCGCGCCCGCCCCCAGTGCGACCCCCCTTTCCCAACACAGGTACGCGACGGACGCCGAAAACGACACCGTCGAGGGAAAACAACGAAAGCGAGGACAGCATGTGCCGACGAGTCACGTGCCCCAAGTGCGGCAAGCCCACCTTCGCGGGTTGCGGACAGCACGTCGAGCAGGTGCTCGGTGACGTGCCCGTGGCCCAGCGCTGCTCCTGCGGGCAGAACGAGCAGGCCGCGGCTCCGGCCCGCAAGCCCTGGCCGTTCGGCCGTCGCGGCTGAGTAGGCGGGCGAAGACGATGACGAAAGGTCGCCGCGGGCTGGCCGCGACACTTGGCGCACTGGTCGGCCTGGCCGGACACGGCCTGGCAACCGGGCTGTTCACCCAGACCACGACGCTCCTGCCCTGGTGGGCGTACGTGACCTGGTTGGCGGCGGGTGTGCTGTCGGGCTGGCTCGCGGCGACCTACGTCAACCCGGCAGGAGGTATCGCCACCGGCTGCACCAGCTGCGGCAGGGTGGCGATTCTCACCATCCCAATGTCGATCTTGCTCGCCTCGCAGGCGAGCCTGCCCACGAGCGTGCTGGCTGTACTGCTGCTCGCGTTCGGGCTCGCGCAACGGTTGCGAACCGGTGACGCCTGTGCCGTCCCGGTCGCTGAACCCGCCGCCGCGACGGCCGAGCAGCACGAGTCCGAAAGCGGCCGGCCATGACCACACTCGAAAGCACCCACCCGATCACGCGTGTTCGGCGCGCGCTCGCCGTGGTCGCCCATCCCGACGACGAGTCATTCGGGCTCGGCGCCGTCGTCGACGTACTCACCCAGCACGGGGTGGAGTCCGCTGTGCTGTGCTTCACCAAGGGTGAGGCCTCGACGCTGCGCGACGAGCGCGAGGGCTCACTCGCCGAGATCCGCACGGAGGAACTCGCCGCCGCCGCGAAGGTGCTGCGGGTTTCCCACGTCGAACTGCTCGACTACCCCGACGGCGGGCTCGCGGCAGTGCCGCTGGCCGAACTGAGCGCCAGGGTGCGCGCGGCCATTATCGCCGTTTCGCCCAGCCACCTGCTGGTGCTCGACACCGGTGGCGTCACGGGTCACCCCGATCACCAGCGCGCCACCGAGGCGGCCATCGACGCCGCGCGTGCGGCCGGGCTGCCCGTGCTCGCCTGGGGACTGCCCACCGACGTGGCGCACGCGCTCAACGCCGAGTTCGGCGCGGCCTTCACCGGCCACGATCCCACCGAACTGGGTCCGCCACTGCACGTCGATCGCACCAGGCAGTGGGAGGCCATCCGCTGCCACCGCAGCCAGTCGAACGACAACCCGGTGCTGCGGCGCAGGCTGGAACTACTCGGCGACCGCGAGTACGTCCACCTCCTCTGAAACCCGCGAGTCCCCCGCTCCCGCCCGCGAGTCCCCCGCTCCCGCCCGCGAGTTCCGCGCTCCCGCCCGCGAGTTCCGCGTTCACGTGCCGCGACGACGCGAAGTGGCCCCGCCCCGTGGGGACTTTCGCCCCTTCTCACCTCGCCCGCCCGAGCGGGAGCGTGGTGGCAGGAATCGCGGCGGTCACACTGCCTGCCGGCTGGTGCGGACCGAGCCGCGGTAAGGCCATCGAGCGAAGGAACAACCGTGGACGCGTTCTCCCGCAGCGATCTCGACCTCCTCACCCAGCAGGAGGATCCGCCGTGCGTGTCGCTTTACCTGCCCACGCACCCGGTGCGGACCCGCAACCAGGAGGACCCGATCCGGCTGAAGAACCTGCTCGCCCGCGCCGAGCAGGAACTGGTGGAGGGCGGAACGAGGGCCCCGCAGGCAAGAGAGATCCTGCGACCGGGGCGTGAGCTGGTGGAAGTCGAGGACTTCTGGCTGTACCAGGACAGTGGGCTGGCGCTGTACCTGCGACCCGGCTGGTGGACCAGGTACCGGCTGCCGATCAGGTTCGACGAGCGGGTCGTGGTGTCCGACCGGTTCCATGTGACACCGCTGCTGCCGATGCTCACCGGCCAGGGGCACTTCTTCGTGCTCGCGCTCAGCGAGAAGCACGCCAGGCTGCTGTCGTGCACCCGCACCGGCACCGCCGAGGTGATGGTGCCCGGCCTGCCGCAGGGTGTCGCCGAGGCCCTGCCCTACGACGAGCCGCAACAGGTGCGCGGCCACCACCTGGGCAGCAGGGTCGGCGCCAAGGTCCGGACCATCATGCACCGGCAGGGAATCGGGGCCGAGGTGGAGAAGGAACGGCTGGAGCGCTACGTTCGCGCCGTCCACGACGCCGTTCGCCCGGTGCTTCGGGGCAGGCACGAGCCACTGGTGCTGGCCGGGGTCGACTACATCAGGTCCGCCTACCGGCAGGTCGCCGACTACCCCGAACTACTGCGGGACGGCGTCGCGGGCAGCCCCGACCGCGTTCCCGACGACGAGTTGCGCGCCCGCGCGTGGGACGCGGTCTCCCCTGTGCTGACCCGGCAGCAGGACGAGGCCGCAGCGGGCTACCGTGCCGCACTGGGCACCGGGCTGGCGTCGAACGATCCGGAGGAGGTCGCGAGCGCGGCCGAGGCAGGTCGGGTAGCGGTGTTGTTCCTGTCCGAGGAGGCCACCGCCGACGAACGGCTGCAGCCCACCGCCGTGCAGACCCTGCGCACCGGCGGCACCGTGTACGCACCCGCCGACGCGGGCGTGCCCGACGGCACCGGCGTCGCCGCGGTGTTCAGGTACTGACCGAAGGGTTCGGCGAGTTCACGCCCTGCTGCGGCTGCCGCCCGATAGGCAGCCGCAGCGTCTCCCCCGCCGCCAGCCGGTAGGTTGTCGTGCCCAGCCAGCCGATGTCGATCGGGCTCGCGGCGCACGGAACGGCGCGCAACACCGCCTCCTGGTGGTCGATGCGGACCGACAGCCACTGCCCCCGGTAGTGCAGGTCCAGATCGAGCGCTCGCAACTCGGTCGGCAGCCTCGGGTTCAGCCACAGCACGTCCTGCCGCACCTCCAGTCCGGTGTAGCAGCGCTGCAGGATGTCCGCCGATGCGGCCATCGCGCCCAGATGGATGCCCTCTCCGGTGCTGTCACCTCGGTTGCTGAGGTCGTGCACCAACGCGTCCCGAAGCAGCCGCCAGGACCTTGGCCGGTCGGTGCGCGACAGCACCCAGGAGTGCGCCACCCTGCTCAGCGTCGACCCGTGCGAGGTGCGGGCGAGATAGTAGTCCACCGTCGGCGGGATGGTCGCCGGGTCGAACGCGTACCCGAGGCGGTCGAGCAGCCCGGTCAGCTCCTCGGCGGTGAACAGGTAGAACAGCATGAGGACGTCGGCCTGCTTGGCCACCTGGTAGCGGTTGCAGCTGTCGTTCTCCGCCTCCAGGATCAGGTCCAGCCTGCCCAACTCGCCGTAGCGAGCGCGGTAGTGCTCCCAGTCGAACTCGGCGAGCCGCTCGTACCCCTCGAACTGCGCCAGCAGCCCGTTGTCGAGGAAGCGCACCCGTAACCGCCTGCTGATGCGTTCCCAGTCGGCCAGTTCGTCCTCGGAGAGGTCTAGCCGGTCCCACAGTTCACCGCAGTACTCGGTGCCGAGCAGCCCGTGCGCCTCCACCGCTCTCGCCAGCAGCCACGCGACCATGACGTTGACGTAGGAGTTGTTGTCGATGCCCTGCCCCGGCCGGTCCGGGTAGCCGTCGTGGAACTCGTCCGGCCCCATCACGCCGCGCACGTCGTAGCGGTCGTCGGCCGGGTCGTAGTCCACCAGATCCGCCCAGAAGCGGGCGATCTCCACCAGCAGTTCCGCTCCGTATGAGGCGAGGAAGTCGAGGTCGCCGGTGACCTGCCAGTAGTGCCACAGGTTGTAGCCGATCGCGAGGTTGACGTGGTACTGCCTTCGCGAGTTGTCGGCCATCCACCGGCCGGAGCGGGGGTTGAAGAACCACCCCGGGGTCTCCTCCCTGCCGTCGCTGCCGCTCTGCCACGGAAACATCGCGCCACGCCGCCCGTTCTCCTCGGCCAGCCTGCGGGCCTGGTCGAGCCTGCGGTGGCGGTAACCGAGCAGCGCCCTGGTCAGCCGAGGCACCCGGAAGCTCAGCAGCGGGAAGACGAACAGCTCGTCCCAGAAGATGTGTCCCCGGTAGCCCTCGCCGTGCAGCCCGCGCGCGGGAACGCCCACGTCGAGGTCCGCGGTGTGGCCGGTGAGTGTCTGCAGCACGTGGAACATGTGGAAGTTGATCGGTAACTGCCCGTCCGGCCCGTCACGCGTTCCGATGCGGAACCGGCGCCACAGGTACTTCCACGACTCGGCGTGCGCCTCGAGGAGGTCGTCGAACGAGCCCGCGTCGCGCACCGTTTCGCGGGCCGCCAGCAGCGGCTCGGAGATGGCCCGGTCGCGGGAGGTGTGCACCGCGACCACCTTCTCGACGACGACCGGCACATCGGGGCGGGCCTCGATGAGGAACTCCCGCCCGATGACGCCGGGCTCGGCGACGGCTCTGGGCCACACCCGCGTGCCGGAGTCGGCTCGCAGCGTGGTCCGTGCCGCCTGCGCGACGCGTAGCTTCGACTGCACGGTCCGTGCCACCAGCCAGGTCACCTCACCGGCGTCGAGTTCCCCGCTCTCGGCCTGCTCGAGGTGCTGGCCGCAAAGGCCTGCGAAGGCGGCGACGTTGCCGTTGCTGACCCGGCCGTCGATGGTGGAGCGCACCTCCAGCGGGCCGGACCAGTTCCTTGGCACGAGTTCGGTGCGCAGCGCGGCCAGGTGGGGTGAGGCCATCGACACCAGCCGCTGCTGTCGCAGCGTGGTGCGTCTGCCGTCCTCGTCGGTTACCACGGCCTCCCGCAGCAACACCCCGCGGCGAAGGTCCAGCACCAGATGCTGGTGCGCGAGCGTGCCGTAGCCCGCGCCGAACCACGGTTGGCCCGGCAGCCGAAACGTAAGCGGCAGCCAGTTGGGCAGGTTGACCACGCTCTCGTCCTCACGCGGGCGCCCATGGGGTTCCGACGACAGCCGGTTGTACACACCCGCGACGTATGTGCCCGGGTAGTGCACGCCGTCCGCCACCGCCTCCGGGTCCGCGCCACGCACGCCCAGGTAGCCGTTAGCCAGTGTCAGCAACGCCTCCCTCGACGCCACGCCCCGCGCCTCGTCGTCGTGGTAGGACAGCAGCCACTCCTGGTCCCGGGGAGTCGGCTCGGCGCACAACGCGCAGCCCTCGTAGCCGCCGGGCCCGGCGAGCCGGTCCGCTCGGTCGGTCGTCGATGTGGACATCGTGTCCCCTCAGTCGGTACCCGGGTCGCCGAACAGGTCGGTGGCGCTTCGGCGAGGAGTGGGTGCGACGGTGGCGCTCGGGTAGCCCACCCGCATCAGCAGCTGCGGGCAGCCGTCGATGTCCAGCTTCTCGGTGAGGGCGTCGCGGATCTGTGGCAGGTGCAGCGGCTGGGTCTGCACCGCCGCCGCGAGTCCGGCGTCCACGGCGGCCAGCCAGGTGCGCTGCATCGCGATCCCGGTGTGCACGTGGTCGAGCTTGCCGTCGCCGTCGGAGGTGAACAACAGCACGGTTTCGCTTTCCAGCAGGCCGATGAGGGTCTCGCGGTCGGGCAGGTCGGTCAGCGACCGGACCAGCCCGACCCACGGCAGCTGCCCCCCGGTTTCCGGAAGCGCGCTGCGGGCGATACCGGCACCGTGCCGGTGCGAATCCTCGTCGCGGATCGTCCACAGCGCACGCTCCCGCTGATAGCCGCGGTCGGCCTGCTGGATACGCGCCGCGTCCGTCAGTTCGTCGGCGAGCGCGGCCAGTGCGGCGCGGCCGCGCAGTCGGCGAGCGTGCACCCCGGCGAACGCGGACTCCCCGGTGAGTCGGTCGGCGACCTCGTCGGGCACGGACCGGTGCGCGAACGGTCTGCGGTGGCTGGTTCTGCGAGGGATGGCACGGAACAGCTCCCGGTCCCGCTCGCCTGGCTCACCGGGCCCGGTGACCGTGAGCCGGGCGATCAGCGTGGGCCGCTCCTCGTCGGGCAGCAACGAGACCGTCGGCCGCCTGCCGAGCACCCGGATCGCGAGCTCCATGTTCGCCACCGCCGCGCCGCAGGAGATGACCCGATCCCGGCTGAGCGGGTCGTGGTAGGGCAGCGCCATGTCGGCTCGCTCGTACAGCAGCACCTCGTCGCGACGCAGCTCCAGCGACCAGGGCTGGATGTTGAGTATCGAAGGGGCCCGGCCGATCGCCTCGGCCAGTACCTCGGTCTCACCCGTTGACCACTCGGGTGCCGTCATGCCTCGTCCTCCGGTTGCCGGTCTCGGGTCCAGCATCCGCCTTCCGTGCCGGCCGGGCAGGCGGCGGTGGTCATTGGCACTTGAGGCTTAGTTCCCTAGCGGCGTGGAAATCCTGCCCGACGGTGGGCCGAGGAGCGCCGGTCTGGCTGGCGAGCTCGGGCGATCCGATGACCGTCGGCGGCGGGCAGCCGCCGCAGGCCCGAGCAGCTGGCGCCGTGGTACCGGTCCTCCGGCCAGGTCCGGCCCTCGACACCAGCGCCGCCGCGCTGCTCTCGCGCAGGGCGGCGGTGCCACGACCGCGGCGGCCACGACCGTCCACACTGGCCAACAGCGTGCGGGAGTTGAGTGCCGGCTGGCCGCACATCAGTCGGGCCAGGCGAAATGTGGCTTGCCGGAGAGCGTTATCTGGGCCGCCAGGTGCGCGGCCCTGGCTATCGAGCTGTCCGCCGAGAGTTCGGGGTCGGGTTCCAGCTGCCGCATCAGGGCCAGCAGCTCACCGCCGATGCGCTGCACCGCAGCGCCCATCACATCCGGGTCCGGGCCGGTTTCCAGCGGCGCCGTGTCCGGCCGTAGCGCCGCGATCACCACCGCGGCCAACTGTTCGGCCACCCGCTGCGCCGGTTCGTCGAAGTGTGCCGTCGTCATGGGGTCCCCTCCCAGCCGCTGCGACCAGATTTCCCGCTGGGGAGCCGGAAATGAAGGGCATAAGGTCCCCGGTTTGGCCTTCCGTCGGACTCGGTGCGGAAAGGCCACGGGAAAGCAAGCGGAGAAGCCTAGGAAAGCTCAGTCCGGACCGGACAGCGGGGCCGTCCAGCAGAGCACGGTCCCGCCGCCCTCGCGTGGCTCGATCCTCGCCTCGCCCTCGCACGCCTCGGCGCGCCGGTGCAGGTTGCGCAGCCCGCTTCTGCGTCCCTGCCCCCGAGGTGGCGGTCCGATGCCGTCATCGGCGACCCTGATCGTCACCGACTCGTCGACGTCCACCTCCAGCAGCACCTGGCTGCCCTTGGAGTGGCGTACGGCGTTGCTGATGCCCTCGCGCACGACGGCCTGAACGTGCTCCACCATGTGCTGCGGCACGAGGGTGTCCACCGCGCCCGAGATCCGGATCGACGGCGACATCCCGGTGTCGGCGGTCAGCTCCGCGACGATGTCGAGCAGCGCTCTGCGCAGGCTGGTCGCGCCCTGGTCCCTGCCCATGGAGTGCAGGTCGAAGATCGAGGTGCGGATCTCGCGGACCGTCTGGTCGAGGTGCTCCACCGCTTCCTGGATGCGCCGGTACGCGTGCGGGTCACTGACCTGCCGCAGCACGCCCTGCAGTCCCATGCCGGTTGAGAACAGCCGCTGGATCACGTGATCATGCAGGTCCTGGCCGATGCGGTCGCGGTCGGCGAGCAACGCGAGCTGGCGTTCACTGTCCTGCTTGTTCGCGAACTCCAGTGCCAGCATGGCCTGTGCGGAGAAGGAGGCCAGCAGTTGCACCTGGTGGCTGTGGAACTGGGAACCGCCCTTCTCCCTGACCGCGAGCAGCAACCCGCTCGCGCCCGCCGTGCTGCGCAGCGGGCTGACCACCGCGGGCCCGCACAGCTCGCTCACCGGGCTTGGCAGGGTCGAGGTTGCCGTGTTGAGGTCGGGGATCACCTTCGGCTCCAGGGTGCGCATCACGTCGGCTAGCACGGAATCCACCGTGAAGACCCCGCCGGTGGCGATGTTGTCGCCGAGTTGGCCGGACACCGCCCCCACCGTCGCCGTCTCTGCCGTCTCGCCGTCGCCGTCACCGTCGACCAGCAGGATGGCGGTACCGGTGGCGGCGGCGAGTTCCCTGGCGAACCAGGCGATCCTGCCAAGCGAGTCGTCCAGTGAGGCACCGGCGAGCATCTCGGCGTTGATCGTGGCCACGGCCTCCAGCCAGCGTTCCCGCATCCGGGACTGCTCGAACAGCCGCGCGTTCTCCACGGCGACCCCCGCCGCCGCGGCCAGCGAGCGCAGCACGATCTCGTCGTCGACGGTGAACTCTCCACCACCGCGTTTCTCGGCCAGGTACAGGTTGCCGAACACCTCGTCGCGTACCCGCACCGGAACACCGAGGAAGCTTCGCATGGGCGGATGGTTGGGCGGGAAACCCACCGAAGACGGGTGGTCGGCGATGTCGGCGAGCCGGATCGGCCTCGGGTCGTCGATCAACAAGCCGAGCACGCCGTGGCCTTGCGGCAGGTGTCCCATCCTCGCCCTGGTCCGTTCGTCGATGCCCTCGTGGACGAACTCGGCGAGACCGCCACCCTCGGCGCCGTCGAGCACGCCGAGCGCGCCGTAGCGGGCGTCCACGAGCTCCACCGCCGCGCTGACGATGCGTTGCAGTGTGGCGTCCAGCTCGAGCTCGCCACCAACCGCCAGCACGGCGTCCAGCAGGCCCTGCAGTCGATCGCCTGTCCGCGATATCTCCGTTAGCCGGTCCTGAACACCGCCGAGCAGTTCGTCGAGTTTGAGCCCGGCCAGTTCCTGGGTCACCTTCGGGTGCCGGAGCTGTTCTCCTGCCGAGTCACCGGAGCCGTTCTTGGTTCGCATACCGGGTTCCCTTCGCCGAGAGGCGATGCCCCAAGCCGACTCACCCGGACCACGCGCATGGCCTCACCCCGTGGCGGGGTCGCGAGCGGATCAGCAACACCGTTCCCGCTACAAGACCTACCCGGCAAGCGGGCACCTAATCCCCCGAGGGACTTTCGGCCCTTGCCGCCCGCCCGGCCGCGGGGAGCGCGCTTCAGTCGCGAACCAGCAGAATCCAGACGGGCCCCTCGGCGAGCGGAAGCGCCTGACCGGATCCGGTGGTGAAGCTGGTGCCGTCGTCGGGGTCGGAGCGCGACCACTCGGCGTCGAACGACCTGCCGTCACGCAACACCGTGGCGTCACCGTTTCCAACGGTGTCAAGCACCGGTGAGGGTGCGCCCGCCGCGTCGCGAACGGCCACCCCTGGCCGGGTGGTCACGTGCTGTACCACCACGGTCGCCGCCCGCAACTGTCCCGCCTCGGTCGACACCAGCGGCGTACCGTTCAGCTCCACCAGCCACCGGCCCGCCTGACGGTCCCACTCGAAGCGCAGGCTCGCGGCCGGATAGCGCACGGTGTGCTCGGTAACGGGTGTGCCGCCGCTGGGCGCGGGTGCGAATCGCAGCACCTGGTCGGCTCCTCGGCCGGAGCCCTCGGGCAGCTCGCGTGGCCGGACGTAGAGGTTGTGTGGTGCGCGGCGGGACCCGTCGCGGAAGTAGGCACCCGACTCCGGCCCGGGCGAGACGTCCAGCAGCGGCGCGTCCCGTAACAGCGGATCGAGTTCGGGCGCCGCTCCGGAGAACGCCAGTGCCGGGCTGCCGTACTGCGAAAGCAGCTCCAGGTCGGTCTCGCGGGCGCTGCGTACCGGCCCGGCCACCTCGGGAACCTCGGTGGTGTAGACGGCGGCCAGCCGGGTCAGCCCGCCTTCCGCCGGTTCGCAGTAGATCACGTCCGCCGAGCCGAGGCCGGTCTGCGGGCGCGCGGCGGCCACGTTGTCGATCTTGATGGCGAGTACTGGCCTATCACCGGGATCGTCGCCGCCGGTGAGCAGCAGGACGCCGACGATCGCGGCGGCGATCACCAGCACCGCTGCGACGGCGGCCAGCGACAGCTTGGTCCCGCGCGTCACCGCTGCCCGGCCCCGCTAGCTGGTCAGGTGCGCGGGCCGGTGGGTGACCCCCTCGATGTCGGCCGCGGTCGCCTCGATGAGCTGGTGGGACAGGTCCGCCAGTGCCCGGGCGACGGCGAGCTCGTCACCGATCTCGGGAACGTCGGTGTCGCTCGGGTTTCGACGGGCGAGCCCGACACCGGTGCGCAGCGTGCCCTCCCTGGTGTGCAGCCTGGCCTCGGCCCTGGTGGTGTCGGCGTGTTCGTCGATGAAGATCTCCATCTTCCACTTGATCGCGTGGCCCATGTCGGCCTCCTTGACTACGGGTACCGCCTCTCGACGTCCCCAGCCAAACCCGCGAAGCGCCGGGCACCGAAGGGACTTTCGTCACCGATCGGCAACCGCGCGCCTCACAGGGACACCACCAGCACACCCAGGATCAGCAGACACACCACCTTGCCGACCTCGAGCGCTACGTAACCGAAGTGGGCCTTTGACCTGGGCAGTTCCTCCCCCGCGAGCGCGCGGTCGGTGCGGCGGGACAACGGTGGCCGTACGACGGCGATCTGCACCAGCAGGATCGCCGCCACCGCGATGGTGAGGCCGAGCACCGCGGGCGTCGCCCCGCCGAGGATCACGGCGAGCAGCGCGGTGAGGGCGAGCACCGCTTCGGCGACGTTGAGCGCCCGAAACACCAGCCGCCCGATGCCGAGCCCGAGCGGGATGGTGATGCCTGGTGCCCGGAACTTCAGTGGTGCCTCGATGAACGAGATCGCCACCACCATGCCGAGCCAGCCGAACACGACCGCGCTGGTGACCGCGGCTGCCGTTGAGCTCACGATTCGCCGTCCTTTCGTTCGCGCGCCTGCTGCCGGGCGGGCGGCGTTCGGCGGCAGGGCACGCTGGCCGGCCGGCCCGGGCGGCATCCGGTGAGGTCCGGGGCCACTTGCCCGATGCGCTGGACCTCGTGGTCAGCCTAACCCTGTTGCCAGCCTGTCAATTGGATTG harbors:
- a CDS encoding baeRF3 domain-containing protein; amino-acid sequence: MDAFSRSDLDLLTQQEDPPCVSLYLPTHPVRTRNQEDPIRLKNLLARAEQELVEGGTRAPQAREILRPGRELVEVEDFWLYQDSGLALYLRPGWWTRYRLPIRFDERVVVSDRFHVTPLLPMLTGQGHFFVLALSEKHARLLSCTRTGTAEVMVPGLPQGVAEALPYDEPQQVRGHHLGSRVGAKVRTIMHRQGIGAEVEKERLERYVRAVHDAVRPVLRGRHEPLVLAGVDYIRSAYRQVADYPELLRDGVAGSPDRVPDDELRARAWDAVSPVLTRQQDEAAAGYRAALGTGLASNDPEEVASAAEAGRVAVLFLSEEATADERLQPTAVQTLRTGGTVYAPADAGVPDGTGVAAVFRY
- a CDS encoding rhodanese-like domain-containing protein, with the translated sequence MSREASVEEFAAAQRAGALVVDVREPAEYLGGHVPGARLYPLSSLAARMAELPRRERIFVICASGSRSAMAASLLEQAGFDVRSVAGGMSAWTGDGRPVLRGPRENAAA
- a CDS encoding 2-oxo acid dehydrogenase subunit E2, giving the protein MAQFRMPSLGADMDEGTVLEWLVRPGQRVEKGDIVAVVDTAKAAVDVECFDSGVVESILVPVGEKVPVGTPLAVIGAGEARPPEPTAQAPATAPEPVAAPEPEPVAEPERKTEPERNRTEPEPAAAAPQRARATPPVRALARQAGIDLATVRGTGPAGTVTHADIERLLAPRRGRISPYARKLARELGVDVSTLPGTVHASDVRVAAAGNRPAAEPATKTATKTAAEAAAVEPRRRGEDMRAAIATLMERSKREIPHYYLSSTIDLEAALTWLREYNRDSGIADRVLPNALLLKATALAAARVGELNGHWLDGEFRPGERVRLGVAVSLRGGGLLVPTLDEPDSQPLDELMRTLTDMVSRTRSGRLRSSELRPATITVTNLGDLGAESVQGVIYPPQVALVGFGAIVRRPWAVGELLGVRPVVTASLAADHRATDGATGSRFLAALDTVLQRPEGLR
- a CDS encoding acyl carrier protein, coding for MTTTPLDPRRARQAVNEALLEIVPDADVASLGPDDELRQTLELDSMDFLAFARRLSESTGQPIDEYDYDRLTTVRACVDLLTSRR
- a CDS encoding PIG-L deacetylase family protein, with the protein product MTTLESTHPITRVRRALAVVAHPDDESFGLGAVVDVLTQHGVESAVLCFTKGEASTLRDEREGSLAEIRTEELAAAAKVLRVSHVELLDYPDGGLAAVPLAELSARVRAAIIAVSPSHLLVLDTGGVTGHPDHQRATEAAIDAARAAGLPVLAWGLPTDVAHALNAEFGAAFTGHDPTELGPPLHVDRTRQWEAIRCHRSQSNDNPVLRRRLELLGDREYVHLL
- a CDS encoding Acg family FMN-binding oxidoreductase translates to MTAPEWSTGETEVLAEAIGRAPSILNIQPWSLELRRDEVLLYERADMALPYHDPLSRDRVISCGAAVANMELAIRVLGRRPTVSLLPDEERPTLIARLTVTGPGEPGERDRELFRAIPRRTSHRRPFAHRSVPDEVADRLTGESAFAGVHARRLRGRAALAALADELTDAARIQQADRGYQRERALWTIRDEDSHRHGAGIARSALPETGGQLPWVGLVRSLTDLPDRETLIGLLESETVLLFTSDGDGKLDHVHTGIAMQRTWLAAVDAGLAAAVQTQPLHLPQIRDALTEKLDIDGCPQLLMRVGYPSATVAPTPRRSATDLFGDPGTD
- a CDS encoding glycoside hydrolase family 65 protein, with the translated sequence MSTSTTDRADRLAGPGGYEGCALCAEPTPRDQEWLLSYHDDEARGVASREALLTLANGYLGVRGADPEAVADGVHYPGTYVAGVYNRLSSEPHGRPREDESVVNLPNWLPLTFRLPGQPWFGAGYGTLAHQHLVLDLRRGVLLREAVVTDEDGRRTTLRQQRLVSMASPHLAALRTELVPRNWSGPLEVRSTIDGRVSNGNVAAFAGLCGQHLEQAESGELDAGEVTWLVARTVQSKLRVAQAARTTLRADSGTRVWPRAVAEPGVIGREFLIEARPDVPVVVEKVVAVHTSRDRAISEPLLAARETVRDAGSFDDLLEAHAESWKYLWRRFRIGTRDGPDGQLPINFHMFHVLQTLTGHTADLDVGVPARGLHGEGYRGHIFWDELFVFPLLSFRVPRLTRALLGYRHRRLDQARRLAEENGRRGAMFPWQSGSDGREETPGWFFNPRSGRWMADNSRRQYHVNLAIGYNLWHYWQVTGDLDFLASYGAELLVEIARFWADLVDYDPADDRYDVRGVMGPDEFHDGYPDRPGQGIDNNSYVNVMVAWLLARAVEAHGLLGTEYCGELWDRLDLSEDELADWERISRRLRVRFLDNGLLAQFEGYERLAEFDWEHYRARYGELGRLDLILEAENDSCNRYQVAKQADVLMLFYLFTAEELTGLLDRLGYAFDPATIPPTVDYYLARTSHGSTLSRVAHSWVLSRTDRPRSWRLLRDALVHDLSNRGDSTGEGIHLGAMAASADILQRCYTGLEVRQDVLWLNPRLPTELRALDLDLHYRGQWLSVRIDHQEAVLRAVPCAASPIDIGWLGTTTYRLAAGETLRLPIGRQPQQGVNSPNPSVST